Genomic DNA from Syntrophales bacterium:
AAAATACGATCACGGAGGAAGAGAAAATGGCAAAAGGTGTGTGGATAGTTGCAGAACAGAGAGATGGAGCTCTGCGCAAGGTGAGTTTTGAGCTGGCTAGCACGGCTCGTAAACTGGCGGATCAGCTGGGAGATGAGGTTGCAGCTGTACTTCTGGGAGGGGCTGTGGAGGCTCTAGCGGCAGGGCTTGGGAAATACGGTGGGGGTAAAGGATATGTGGCGGAGGATCCCGCTTTTGAACCCTACACAACGGATGCCTACGCTCAGGCAGTGACAAAGATTGTGAAGGAGAATGATCCCGTTATACTTCTCCTCGCTGCCTCGGCGCAGGGAAAGGATCTTGCAGCACGTTTGGTGGGATCCCTGGCGACTGGTATGGCCTCAGATTGCACGGATATAAAGATAGTGGACGGGAAGCTCTACGCAACGAGGCCTATGTATGCGGGGAAATGCTATGGGGAAGTGGTAATTGACAGTTTCCCCCAAATGGCATCGCTCCGCCCAAATGTATTTCCTTTGGTGGAAAATCCGAGGACTCCTCAGATCATCAAATTCGATCCTGGTCTTGGTGCGTTGAAGACGAAGGTTGTGGAGATTCAGAAAGAGGCCGCCGGTAAGATTGACGTAACGGAAGCCAACATCATAGTCTCCGGCGGAAGAGGTATGAAGGGGCCTGAGAACTTTGTAATTTTAGAGGAGCTCGCTTCCCTTCTTGGTGGTGCCGTTGGTGCTTCCAGGGCAGCGGTGGATGCAGGCTGGCGTCCCCAGTCCGACCAGGTGGGTCAGACGGGTAAGGTTGTTTCTCCCAATCTTTACATCGCTTGTGGTATTTCAGGTGCCATACAGCACCTGGCCGGTATGAGCTCTTCGAAATACATAGTGGCCATAAACAAAGATCCCGAAGCACCTATATTCCAGAAGGCGGATTACGGTGTTGTGGATGACCTCTTCAAGGTAGTTCCCGCTTTAACGGAGGAGGTTAAGAAGCTGCTGTAAAAAAACGCGAGAAAGGGGGGGCAATTATAGCCCCCCTGTTTTTACGGAGGCGCTATGGAAAAGTTCAAATTTTCCGTCGGCCATGAAGGCCGAGAGGTTTTCTGGAACGCCGAACACTTCGAACCATTTCTTTTCTTCTTTACATTTATAGCCCTAGCTATAATGCTCTATGGTCTCTACAGACGCTGGTTGATGTGGTACTCCATAGGTAAAACGGAGCCTGAGGACAGGACGGCGAACTTCAAGGAACGTTTCAAGATGCTCATCGTAAACGGTCTCCTTCAGGTTAAGGTTCTCAAGGATGCCTATCCGGGTATTATGCATGCCCTGATATTCTTTGGTTTTCTTGGGTTGTTTTTAGGAGCTGCCTTTGATGCAACGGAGCATCATCTAGCAGAACCCCTTGGTATGCCTTTCCTTGTGGGTAAATTCTATCTGTACTTCTCCTTTCTGATGGATCTTCTTGGGCTTGCCGTCCTCGTAGGTGTTATAATGGCAGCGTGGCGCCGTTACATCACGAGACCTGATCGTTTGGGTTACAGGGGTGTTCCTGACAATAAACCGGACGATGCCATTGCCCTCATTCTCATAGGGGGTATTATAATCACGGGGTTCATTCTGGAGGCTCTGAGGATCTCCGTGACATGGCAGTATACACCCTGGGAAACGTGGTCTTTTGTTGGTTGGAATCTGGC
This window encodes:
- a CDS encoding electron transfer flavoprotein subunit alpha/FixB family protein produces the protein NTITEEEKMAKGVWIVAEQRDGALRKVSFELASTARKLADQLGDEVAAVLLGGAVEALAAGLGKYGGGKGYVAEDPAFEPYTTDAYAQAVTKIVKENDPVILLLAASAQGKDLAARLVGSLATGMASDCTDIKIVDGKLYATRPMYAGKCYGEVVIDSFPQMASLRPNVFPLVENPRTPQIIKFDPGLGALKTKVVEIQKEAAGKIDVTEANIIVSGGRGMKGPENFVILEELASLLGGAVGASRAAVDAGWRPQSDQVGQTGKVVSPNLYIACGISGAIQHLAGMSSSKYIVAINKDPEAPIFQKADYGVVDDLFKVVPALTEEVKKLL